In the Euphorbia lathyris chromosome 5, ddEupLath1.1, whole genome shotgun sequence genome, one interval contains:
- the LOC136230037 gene encoding small ribosomal subunit protein uS3m-like, whose translation MEAPPQERSGSFHGGVTIDSIYYYGKSVYQDVNLRSYFGSIRPPTRLTFGFRLGRCIILHFPKRTFINFFLPRRPKRREKTRPGKEKGRWWTFGKVGPIRCLHSSDNREEERNEVRGRGAGKRVESIRLDDREKEKEIRIWPKKKQRYGYHDRSPSIKKNLSKELRVSGAFKHLKYAGVVNDIAFLIENDNSFRKTKLFKLFFPKTKKKKSNPKTKKKKSKSRSDGPTSHLLKRTLPAVCLSLNYSVMQYLLNTKNQIHFDPVVVLNHFVAPGVAEPSTMGGANAQGKSLDKRIRSRIAFFVESSTSEKKCLSEAKKRLTHFIRLANDLRFVGTTKTTISLFPFFGATFFFPRDGVYNNLIFGDAREKLLEKLRIKCWNLMGKNKVMELIEKFINLGGIGELIKGIEMMIEIILRNRTIPYGYNSYLNEMKKMRSLLSNRTNTNTLIESVKIKSVYQCASLIAQDISFQLRNKTRSFRSIFSKIVKDIPLVMKKGVEGIRISCSGRLEGAEIARTECGKYGKTSCNVFNQKIDYAFAEVSTRYGILGVKVWISYSKKKGDMLYPKRTKYSKYRKGRCSRGCKLDGTQLGFGRYGTKSCKAGRLSYRAIEAARRAIIGQFHRAMSGQFRRNGKIWVRVLADLPITGKPTEVRMGRGKGNPTGWIARVSTGQIPFEMDGVSLSNARQAATLAAHKPCSSTKFVQWS comes from the coding sequence ATGGAAGCCCCCCCGCAAGAAAGAAGCGGCTCTTTCCACGGCGGAGTCACCATTGACTCTATTTATTATTATGGTAAATCAGTGTATCAAGATGTCAATCTGAGATCTTATTTCGGTTCGATACGTCCACCTACGAGACTCACCTTTGGCTTTCGTCTCGGTAGGTGTATTATTCTACATTTTCCCAAAAGAACATTCATTAATTTCTTTCTTCCCCGTCGACCGAAACGACGCGAAAAAACCAGACCCGGTAAGGAGAAGGGACGGTGGTGGACATTCGGGAAAGTCGGGCCGATCAGGTGTCTTCATTCAAGCGACAATAGAGAGGAAGAACGAAACGAAGTAAGAGGCCGGGGGGCAGGGAAAAGAGTCGAGTCGATCAGGCTCGACGACCGGgagaaggaaaaagaaatcAGGATTTGGCCGAAAAAGAAGCAACGCTATGGATACCATGACCGATCACCATCGATAAAGAAAAATCTTTCTAAAGAACTTCGGGTCAGCGGGGCCTTCAAGCATCTGAAATACGCCGGGGTTGTAAATGACATAGCGTTCCTGATAGAAAATGACAACTCCTTCAGAAAAACAAAGTTATTCAAGTTATTTTTCCCAAagacaaagaaaaagaagtccaACCCAAagacaaagaaaaagaagtccaAGTCCCGCTCTGACGGCCCGACGAGTCATCTACTTAAAAGGACCCTCCCTGCAGTGTGCCTCTCCTTGAATTATTCGGTCATGCAATATTTATTGAATACAAAGAACCAAATTCATTTCGACCCCGTCGTAGTTCTCAATCATTTCGTGGCACCGGGCGTGGCTGAACCATCTACGATGGGGGGAGCGAATGCACAGGGAAAAAGTTTAGATAAGAGAATACGTTCTCGCATCGCTTTTTTTGTAGAAAGCTCGACCAGCGAAAAAAAGTGTTTGTCCGAAGCCAAAAAGAGGTTGACTCACTTCATTCGCTTGGCGAATGATCTTCGTTTCGTGGGAACAACAAAAACCACCATCTCACTTTTTCCTTTCTTCGGTGCTACCTTTTTCTTTCCAAGGGATGGAGTGTATAATAACCTTATTTTTGGGGATGCCCGGGAAAAACTCCTAGAGAAATTAaggatcaaatgttggaacctCATGGGTAAGAATAAGGTAATGGAATTGATAGAGAAATTCATAAACCTAGGTGGGATAGGAGAATTGATAAAGGGAATAGAGATGATGATAGAGATCATACTGAGAAACAGAACAATTCCGTACGGGTACAACTCTTATTTGAACGAAATGAAAAAAATGCGATCTTTGTTGTCTAATAGAACAAACACTAATACCTTAATTGAGTCGGTCAAGATTAAATCTGTTTATCAATGTGCTTCTCTGATTGCTCAAGACATCTCTTTTCAACTGAGGAACAAAACAAGATCATTTCGTTCCATTTTTAGTAAAATAGTGAAGGATATTCCATTAGTAATGAAAAAAGGGGTAGAGGGGATCCGTATATCTTGCTCAGGTCGATTAGAAGGCGCAGAAATAGCTAGAACTGAATGCGGAAAGTATGGAAAAACATCTTGTAATGTATTTAACCAGAAAATCGATTATGCTTTTGCAGAAGTATCTACTCGTTACGGAATCTTAGGTGTCAAAGTGTGGATTTCATATAGTAAAAAAAAGGGGGACATGCTATATCCGAAACGTACTAAATATAGTAAATATCGTAAAGGCAGATGTAGTAGGGGTTGCAAACTGGACGGTACACAACTTGGTTTTGGAAGATATGGCACTAAAAGTTGTAAAGCTGGTCGTCTTTCATATCGAGCCATTGAAGCAGCGCGTCGGGCTATAATAGGACAATTCCATCGTGCTATGAGCGGACAATTCCGAAGAAATGGTAAGATATGGGTAAGAGTTCTCGCGGATCTCCCTATTACCGGGAAACCTACAGAAGTCAGAATGGGAAGAGGAAAAGGAAATCCTACGGGTTGGATTGCTCGTGTGTCCACGGGACAAATCCCATTTGAAATGGATGGTGTGAGTTTGTCAAATGCTCGACAAGCCGCTACATTAGCGGCGCATAAACCATGTTCGTCAACCAAGTTTGTTCAATGGTCGTAA